TAAATAGGTTGTAAATTTTGCAGTTGGTTGATAACGAGAAGCATTGCTTACAATAGCCATGAATACTTCTTGAGTTAGCTCTTCTGCGATATGCCAGTTATGAATCATACGATACATATAATTAAAGACACTACGTTCATGTCGACGAAGTAACTCCGCAAACGCTTCTTCGTTCCCTTCACCGAAAGCAAGCATTAAGTCCTCATCTTTCCAATCCGCAAGAGGAACAGAATCGTCCCTTACCCGCAACACAGATTTTTGTTCGCGTGTTACGGGCTGAAACGAGACAATATTTCGATTTTTCGGATTCATAGTCTATCTTTATAGTATTTTTTAAATTATTATATCAATAAAATGAAAAAAGTTCCTAATCCACATCCATCTTTAAAAATAAACGAATTATTTCTACAAATATTTAAACGTGTTATTAAAAATTTTATGTTGAAGATTCTTAATTTATGAAAAATAAATTATCGATGTTGTAAATGCATTTTATTCTTTGTATAATAAAAAGTCTCACTATAGATATACCGATAGAAATAAATATTATTACAATTAAAAAGAGAAAGGATGTTTTTCTTATGTACATAGGGAGAATCGTGTCTGTTGCTCAAACTGAAGATGGTAGACTGTGTGCTATGTATCGTGTTTCAAGTCGTTCATTTCCAAACCGTCAAGCGGTGTTGGGAAAAAATAAAGTAACTATAACTCCTTTAGCAGGACATGAGGCAGACCTTCAAAAAAATCCATATATTTCTTATAACTGTTTAAAGAGTGTTTTGGATGGGGAAGTTGCAGTTTTAAGTAATGGGAGTCACACAGACCCAATTGCAGAAAAAATAATCAATGGGATGCCGACACGGGACGCTATTGCTTTAACACTCATTGCACTTGATTTTGAAAAAGATGATTATGCTACACCGCGAATTGTAGCGGTTATTGATAAGGCTGAAGGTTCAGGATGGTTGGGTATTGTTCGTTCGGATGGGTTGGAGGTGTGCAGAATGGACTTAAAACCAGGACGATTTTTTTATGTAGCAACGTATGAAGAAAACTATATTAGTTCTTGCCATGGGGGTGTTTTCCCTGCTCTTACTGCGGAAGAGGCATGTGCTTTCATTCTTGGTGGTGGTGTTTTCTCAGAACGTACACATCCGATAACTGCGGTCAGTGCAATGGCAACAGACGAAGGTTTTGATATTGCTATTCAAAATTCTCCTGTTTACGCTAAATGATGGTGAGCATCAGTTCAATAATTTTTAAACAAATCAAATATAATGTATCTGAGGAATAATGGTATGATTGACTATACCACGTATGTAAGCCCGTTTGTTGAGCGATTTGCCACAAAAGAAATGATAGCCCTGTGGAGTCCTCAGAAAAAATTCTCAACGTGGCGGAAATGTTGGTTGGCTCTCGCTGAAGCTGAAAAAGAATTAGGATTAGAAATCTCTGATGAACAAATTGACGAGTTGAAAAATCATTTAGAGGACATTGACTTTGAAAAAGCGAGAGCTTATGAGGAACAAACACGACATGATGTTATGGCACATATATTAACTTTAGGGGATGTTGCCCCAAAAGCAAAACCGATTATTCATTTGGGGGCAACAAGCTGTTTTGTTACAGACAACACCGATGCAATCCTTATTCGAGAGGCGCTCTTACTGATACGGAATAAAATTGTTGCGATTTTAAAACGTTTAAAGAGTTTTGCAATCCACTATAAAGATTTACCGACATTAGGTTATACTCACTTTCAGCCAGCACAGCTGGTCACCGTTGGGAAACGGGCATGTCTGTGGGCGCAAGACCTTGTTTTAGATTTAAGGCACATTGAGTTTTTCCTAACTGAAATGCAATGCAGAGGTGTAAAAGGAGCAACAGGGACACAAGCATCATTTTTAGTTCTTTTTAATGGTGACCATGAAAAGGTAAAAAAATTAGATTGTCTTATTGCTGAAAAATTAGGATTTGTATCTTCGATACCTGTATCAGGACAAACATATACACGAAAAATAGATACTCACGTATTGCAAATCTTAGCAGGGATAGGGGAATCTGTTCACAAGTTTGCGACGGACTTGCGTTTACTCCAACACATGAAAGAAATAGAGGAACCCTTTGAAAAATCACAGGTGGGTAGTTCTGCAATGCCTTATAAACGTAACCCTATGCGTTCAGAGCGGGCATGTGCTCTGGCTCGCTTTGTTATGGGTATCCCTATATATAGTGGGTTTACAACCGCTGTGCAATGGATGGAACGCACTTTAGACGATTCTGCGATACGACGGATTATCATTCCAGAAGCATTCATGGCAACCGACGGAATGCTTAATCTGTATCTAAATATTATGGAAAATCCTGTCGTGTATCCGCAGGTGATAGCTAAGCATGTCCGCGAAGAATTGCCTTTTATGGCAACGGAATCATTATTAATGGCAGGAGTGAAAAAAGGTGGAGACCGTCAAGTACTACATGAAATTATTCGGAAACATGCACAATCTGCTGGGGAATGGGTTAAAAATGAAGGGCAAGAAAATGATTTGTTAGAACGGTTGGCTAATGACCCAGATTTCCCACTTACTAAAGAAGAAATTATGAACTGCCTTGATGAAAAAGATTTTGTAGGAAGGGCACCACAACAAACCGAAGAATTTGTTAGGGAAATTATTGACCCGATAATTGAGAAATACTCCAAAATATCGGAGATATCTTCATCTGTTTCGGTATAATAAGAAACTGATAATAAAAAATATTCACACAAGTTTTTATATGAAATAGATAGGTTAAGATAAACTTTTCCACAATTTATACACATTGTATCTAACAAATTAGATTTTTTGAATGCGAGTTTTATAAGTTATTGTAAAACAAATAGATACAAAGTTTCAGGTAAAGATACTTATACAGGACATGTGAGTTTAATAATTGACAAATATCCAATTTATACACATACGCATAAAACGTGTTTTTCTATTTTTAATTCCAAACAATCCAAGTCATTATAATTTATCTTATTTTATTAAAATTCAAAAAAGATTAACCAATGAGAGTAATAGCTGGAACAGCAAAAGGAACTATATTATTCGCCCCCCGTGGTAGAGAAATTAGACCTACATTAGACCGTGTACGCACTTCTTTGTTCGATATTCTTGGTCGCAAGCTTGAGGGAGCAACA
Above is a window of Candidatus Hydrogenedens sp. DNA encoding:
- the purB gene encoding adenylosuccinate lyase, with product MIDYTTYVSPFVERFATKEMIALWSPQKKFSTWRKCWLALAEAEKELGLEISDEQIDELKNHLEDIDFEKARAYEEQTRHDVMAHILTLGDVAPKAKPIIHLGATSCFVTDNTDAILIREALLLIRNKIVAILKRLKSFAIHYKDLPTLGYTHFQPAQLVTVGKRACLWAQDLVLDLRHIEFFLTEMQCRGVKGATGTQASFLVLFNGDHEKVKKLDCLIAEKLGFVSSIPVSGQTYTRKIDTHVLQILAGIGESVHKFATDLRLLQHMKEIEEPFEKSQVGSSAMPYKRNPMRSERACALARFVMGIPIYSGFTTAVQWMERTLDDSAIRRIIIPEAFMATDGMLNLYLNIMENPVVYPQVIAKHVREELPFMATESLLMAGVKKGGDRQVLHEIIRKHAQSAGEWVKNEGQENDLLERLANDPDFPLTKEEIMNCLDEKDFVGRAPQQTEEFVREIIDPIIEKYSKISEISSSVSV
- a CDS encoding IMP cyclohydrolase — its product is MYIGRIVSVAQTEDGRLCAMYRVSSRSFPNRQAVLGKNKVTITPLAGHEADLQKNPYISYNCLKSVLDGEVAVLSNGSHTDPIAEKIINGMPTRDAIALTLIALDFEKDDYATPRIVAVIDKAEGSGWLGIVRSDGLEVCRMDLKPGRFFYVATYEENYISSCHGGVFPALTAEEACAFILGGGVFSERTHPITAVSAMATDEGFDIAIQNSPVYAK